A genomic stretch from Lathyrus oleraceus cultivar Zhongwan6 chromosome 2, CAAS_Psat_ZW6_1.0, whole genome shotgun sequence includes:
- the LOC127122732 gene encoding leucine-rich repeat extensin-like protein 1 yields the protein MYYLDDLRKQGVDISDFTLDWLPEFPPDFMKRTREPSEKAKQAKREKLGEPSGSRPPTPLVGSPGKSVPLPPSVKIKQVVSSLPQPSPIYITSETPPSTSRPSNQPSQKFNLATTSLPISEAEMLNETTSPSSSPSPEYPPYYTLSSDTEPSDPHSPTLAQRQHRALASQQPT from the coding sequence ATGTACTACTTAGATGATCTACGCAAACAAGGAGTAGACATCTCAGATTTCACCTTAGATTGGCTGCCCGAATTTCCTCCAGATTTCATGAAGAGGACACGAGAACCATCTGAGAAGGCAAAGCAGGCAAAAAGAGAAAAGCTGGGAGAACCATCTGGATCAAGACCACCAACACCTCTGGTTGGATCACCTGGTAAGTCTGTACCTCTTCCTCCTTCTGTAAAAATCAAACAAGTTGTTTCCTCACTCCCTCAACCTTCGCCCATATACATAACCTCTGAAACTCCTCCTTCAACCTCTAGACCATCTAACCAACCTTCTCAAAAATTCAATCTTGCCACCACATCTCTACCCATTTCAGAAGCGGAAATGCTGAACGAAACCACTTCACCCTCCTCATCACCATCTCCAGAATACCCACCTTACTACACCCTTTCATCTGACACTGAACCCTCTGACCCTCACTCCCCAACTCTGGCTCAGCGTCAACAccgtgctctggcctctcaacagcCAACATAA